The window tatttgggaaaagtaaattaaatacaaaatattaaagCAATTTTGTATTTGCAGCAAAAGTACCATCCCCAAACCACTCTTTTCCTCAATAACCCAGCTTAGCAGAAAACTCTCTATCTACTAAAGGATCCAAGTAGGACAGGGagcaattttgttttcaaaagtaaCCACTTTAAGTTCCTCATTGGACAAAGCAAACCTATTTGCTCATCTGAGCCTTACCACTGGCTTTTACAGGAAAGAAACCATCTTGTTCAGTGGGAGATACCTCactattaaaaatgttatttttttctttaattgctgAAGTCATTGGTGTGACTCCTGTTTAAAGCAGATCTATACATAATCATTTTGCTAACTGGGGGCCTTGCCTAATGCATTGCAGGACTGAGCCTGTGTTACAGAAAGTGTATGTCATGTGAGGGTTTTGCCAGATAAGTGTCGATGTATTTTGTCTGGCCTGAGCCTGACAAAAAGTTCAGTATGGTTAAGTGCAAGCAGCATTTGTTCAGTTTGTGCAGCACATGAGACAAGACTTCCTTTGGATTttgagcaaaaaaaacccaaaccatatATATCATTACATTTGGAAGTGGAATGGTTCAATAACAAATTGATGTGAACAGTCTGAACACTACAATATGGAAATGCTGTTTAACCTGTGGAGTCCCAGATGTCCATAAAGCTATTCTATCATCTGACGAACCTAAAATTAAAGTGATTTGGCAAAGCATCAAGTTTGCTAGCTTGGATAACAtattcaggaaacaaaaaatgttgCAGACCACAAACCCACAGAAGAAGTTTTAACAACAGACCTTGCAAAAATTCGCCATGtcttgcaaaagcagaaaaactccAGTGTTTGATAAAAATATAATCTAATAAAGTATACAGCAAAGACCATCAACAATTGAACCAAAGATTTTGcacaaagagggaaagaaaaaggtcaGAATGTATCATCATATGCACAGTATGAAAACTGAAGTAAACATGTTTTGCAGAGCTCTCACTCTTACTAGAAGTAGTGTTACAGAAAACACACCCAGTCAGATCATAGCAgacacatgtatttttaaaggaaacacagaaagcCCTCATGAAACTGTGTAGAGATTAACGTAAGGAGCCAATCTGTATAGACAACTGATTTGTTCAGAAATGGAAGCTGGAAGAAAGGTGAAGTTACAATAACTTCTACCACCTCGTGCTGGAGAAGGAGATCCTTCCAGCTCTGTTCAGCTGGGGAGGGAATGGTCGAATTCTGATCCTGGCTATGTACAAGGGAGGCCCAGAACAACCTGTGTGTCTGTCCACTGGACCCTGTAGAGCTGCTACAGACCTCTCGCTGGAACTGAAATCAGAATTTGGCAGTAGAACATGAGTTTCTAATGACACAGCAAAACCCAGGTTCCTTGGGCTATCTTTTGTAAGCtgtttctgacaaaaaaaaaaaaaaaaaaaaaggtaaagcaaTTAGTAATTCATTAGAGGATGGCAAAACACGAGCGAGAAAAAGATCAAGGACATAAAACTTTACAAGCAGAAACTTTTCTGCTGACGGTACATGTAGAGAGATACGTAAGGTTAAGTTCGCCAGTACCAGATAAGAGTGCGCGCACAGCCCAAGGTGAGCAGCTCACAGCTAGGACGGCATGTGTTCGAATGGTTTCGGCGGCACAACAGCGGGATCAAATCCTGCGGGGGAGCGGGAGGGGCAGAGCAGGATGGCGTGTTACTGTATCCACTGTAGCGCTTGCTACTGGGTATCCTTGCATCTCACCGCTCCGGAGAGGGGCAGCAGGTCTCCTTTGTGGCCCGCTTCTGCTGAAGTGCAGCACCCGCCCCCCGACAGGCTGTACACAAACACGGGCTGTCCACCCCGGGGGCGGGCAAGCAGGTCTAGGGCTTGTTCCCCGTCCCATGCCGGCCTGGCATCGGGCCGAGAAACAAATCTGGAGCTCTCCGGCAGCCGGTGACGTATGGGCAGGGGATGAGGCTGCTGCTCGGACACCTTCTCCCAGGGCAGCCGTGCTCTAGACCTGGCCTGGACTAGCCCGTGCCTCGGTCCAGGGCAGCGCTGCCCTCCCTGCTATGGGCCCGGCCCGGCTCCGCCCGTCGGGGCCGCGGTGCTGACTCAGCTGCGGAAGGGCCCGGAGGGTGCCGCGGCCCCGCGGGCGGGGCGGGAGGGGTGGCGGGCTGCCCACTGCCCTCCGGGGACATAAAAACCCGCGGCCGGAGCCCGCCCGCATCTGCCGGCGCTGGCGGCACCATGACTGCCATCGGGGCGCAGGTACGTCTGTCCCTGCTCCCGCTGCCGGGGCAGCGCCGGGGAAGGGGGGCTCGGGGAAAGCTCCTCGGGTACCGAGGCTGCCCATTGCGGGGCAGCTGCTGCCGCTCAGCCCTGAGCGGCTGGGTACGCCGCGACCCTTCCCGGAGCTGCGGGGCGCAGCCGGCTTGTCCATGGCTTTCCCCAGACGGGTAGCAGCTCCCTCGGTCCGTAGCTCTCTCCTCTCTGGCGCGGCTGCAGCCGTTCTCGCAGCCGCACCCGGCTCTCTGAGCACCACCGCCTGCCGTGCAGGGCTGGAGGGCGCTGCGGGGTGCTTGGCTCGGCTTTTAAGATCTCGGGTGCTCTTGGAGGAGTTCGGTGAGGAAGCCCCTTGCGTTGCCCTAGAGGGTCCGCGGTGGGTGCATGTGGACAACCCAGCCCCGGGGAAAGCCGAACCGTACGGCCGATGGGTGAGGAGGGTCCGGACCCCGGCTGCCGCTggcaaggggaaaagaaaggagagccTGGGTGGCTGCAGCCCGAAATGGCTGTGGGAAAAGAACGGCAGTTCTGGTAGCCGGGTGCTCCCTTCTTCTCCTCCGCCCCGCTTCTGTCTCCTCCGCCGTCCATCCGTCGGCTCCATTCTCCCAGAGGCCGGTGGTTTCCTCCAGTCTTGCCAGAGCTTGCTGTGCGGTGGGGGCCGCGGGGTTGGTATCCTGCTCAGCCCACAGCCTTTGTGATCCTGAGCCCGGGCCTTGATGTGGAAGCGTTCATTGTTCATGCAGCCAGGGAACCGGGAGAGCTTCACCCACCCTTCCTTTGTCCTAGGTACAGTCTGCAACTGCATCACCTTCCCCTGTGTGAAGGGGGTTGATGTGCACAAGCACATGATGAAGTCCCATAGCTTTGtgtctctggttttgtttcaccCTTAAGTAGTGCTATTAAcccaggttttattttccccactaCCGTTTAaggcacagaggctgctggcACACCGGAGACCACAGAAATCCTTCTTTGAGACATTCATCAGGAGCCTGATCATCTTGTGTGTGGCAATAGCAGTGGTCTTGTCATCCATCTCTGTCTGTGATGGCCGCTGGCTCTTTGCAAGGGGGCAGCTCTTCGGACTGTGGCACTTCTGCACCATTAGCAATGACAGCATCCTGAAGTGTGTCACTGACCTCAGCCTGGCTGAGGTGGAGGGGCTGAGCATGGGGGTGATTCCTGTAAGGAGCATGGTGTCCTTTGCTGTTGTGGTTGCCATATTtggcctggagctgctgatggTGTCCCAGGTCTGTGAGGATGCCAATGCAAGGCGGAAGTGGTCAATGGGCTCAGTTCTCATCCTTGCTTCGTTTTTGCTGTCAGCCACCGGTGTCCTGAGCTTCTCCATCCTTCTGAAGGATCACCTCACCTTCACGGGCTTCACACTGACGTACTGGTGCGAGTTCattgctgcctttctcttcttccttaaTGGGATCAGTGGACTTCACATCAACAGCCTCACACACCCCAGGAACAGGGTAGGCAAGATCTAAGTGCAAAGGGTGTACCTCCACCTTTGTGTAATCAGCTTTGCCAATTAGACTGGAAAAGAGTGTCTAATGAAGCTTGAAAAGGACACCATGTCTTAAATTGTGCTCAAGGTGGGGAAGCATGAGTCAGTCTTGATGGCTGTAGAAGACTTACCCACCCACTGGTCAGCATGAAGGACTGCACAACAGGAGCAAAGCAGACTGGGACTGGCTGTTGCAGTGCAGTTTTTGGAAGAGTGGATTAAAAGAGAGTGCTCTGTCAAACATGTGGAGGGGTAGCAGTCTGTGATCTACACACACAGGCTATTTTGAGGCTTACACGAAGCCTGTACTCTTATCAGTTTGGTCTTGTTATGATTTCCTCTGTACTCTAGAGCCTGTGAATAGTGACATAACTTTGGTGTGTGTGTTGCGGCTCTGCTCTGACTTGGGAACAGATGATTTGTGGCTGGTCATGCTCAGTGGCATGGAGTATTAAAAATCTCAACTGGATCTCACTCCTCCACTTCTGTTTCAAAAGAAGGCACACAGGTCTTGATCTGGTTActcattttgtgtgtgtgctggcaTGTTCCCTGTATCTGACCTGTTTTTCTGGGACACTTCTGACAGAGGGAGAGAGATGTAGCTGTATGGGGGCCAATGGCAGGCTCTGGGTGTGATGCAGGTGTAGAAGGAAGGATTTTGATACATTCCTTGGGCAGCAGTGTATGTTCCTGTGCTCACATCCTCTACTCACTGTCACAACTCCTCTGCCATGCTTGTAGGATGTGTGCCAATAGGTCACCCAGACTGACTCCCTCGGCCTTTGCAGAGTTCACTGTAATggactgctgctcttcctggtTTCCTTTCTGTCTACTTGGGAGAAAAAAGACACTCTGTAGGGCTTTAGGTAGGGTTTGTGGCTGGGCAGACCACGCTGAGACCATCAAACCTTCTGGGCTGTGTTTTTGTTGTCAGGGCTCCCTGCTTGGGCAATAGGAAATCTCATCCTGGAGCTGAGCTTCCTGTAGCATTTATTCTGGGAGGTGAAAGCTCTAAATCCTCATGACCAACATCCCACTCTTCTCCTGAGTAACAGTGGGCCTGGGAGGAGAAGCAGCCCATGACAGCAGCTCTAATCTGTCACAGCTGGTGGAAATACAAAAAGCCTTGGTCAAATGACATTAAGGCTGCTTCTCCTACCAGTACCCAAATTGAGATCTCTGaaattgctgcagctttgaAGTTCCCCATGGTGTCTGACATAAAAAGAGAGACTGCAGCAGGAGACCTCAGGGTCTGGTTACCCTATGTATGTCCTCCTGTCTTGCATACACCACTCTGTTGCCCACCAGTAATAATGTTTTCAGAGTATTTCAGGGTTTCTGGTTTAAGCTTGTATTATATACACTGGTAAAGCTGCTTGTATTTGTACTTTAGGATAAATGTTTCTACATGTTTCATTGCTGTAGCTTGTCTGATAGCTGTTGAGCAAGGTTTTCATTTCCTGTGCAGCAAGTCTGCCAGTTTTTcacctgaacaaaaaaaaaaaggcatcataGCACCAAGGCCAAGCAAGCTGTGAAAGTGAGCCATGAGTAAACAGATTTGTCTTTGAAAGCTGAGGATCTGAAGTCCTGCCTAAGCATACATCCACACTTGCCGGATGGGCTCCTGTGAACTTGCTTGCCTTCATGAGGACAGTCTCCATTCCTTCTCAGATCTCCATAACTTTTAAGGACAATATTCCTTTGCCTGTTTTGTGATGCAGTTTCAGATCAGGCTTGCTCTGGACACTGTCACTTGTGCTTTTGCACATGAATCTGCCCCTCTTCCTGGTGAGATAATGCACAGAGCTGTGCTACCCAGCCAGCTTTTGAAGCTCTTGCAATGGCTGGGGCTTTGTCAGGCTTTCTTGACCTGCTTTTAAGGACAAGGACTTGTGCCCTTCACCTGCCTCTAGAAAACTGCACCGTGATTGCGTTTCTGTGAAggtggttttgatttgttgaATTGCGCTGTTCAAGATGTGCTAGTGGGCTGAACTTGTACATATTAGtatgagcagtgctgctgaattTAGCAGAGCCACTCACCCTAGAGGGAGTCTGCAAATTCTGGTCCCAAACTGTTGCACTTTGGAGTTACTAGGTGGTGTAGAGTGCCTTAACTAATAACTCAGTTGTGGTGCCTAGGGGTGCCTATGCCAGGCAAGACAGTTCACCTACCAAAGCTTAAGGGTGTCCATGGCTTGTCTAGAAAAGTGTGTGTAACCTCAGAGTGCCTTCTTGCTGACATCCAAAACTGGAAATCAATTCTTCATGTGCTAGCAGGAGGCTGTGGCCCCAGCCCTTTCCCTGGGGGAAGGCAATAGCCAGATTCTATCCCAGTCTGGTGCCTCCGACTCCAGTTAGAAGGAAGCAGTGAAATTGGCCGTTGAGTTCAACCCAGGCCTGGTGCAATTATGCATGATTTTAGGATGCCCTCTGCTAGCTGAATGAGAGGCCTTTTGTTAGGGGTAGGGAATCCTCTAGGGAAAACAGAGTAACTTTTTTTCCAACTGTTTTTGTATAGTACTGCTTGACTTACTAATGCTGGGAGAAGATCTGTTTTGATAGCTAAATTCATTGTCTCAGATATATCCTTATATAAAGCAACCTAGGtaactgtttattttctgaagccTGTGGGAGTGTCAAGCAATGTTCCTGAAGGTTGTTAAATAAATTTCTTTGTAATAAGAGAActgtaattctttctttttacatttagaTACTGGGGTGCAGATTAAAGGGGAGGAGTGGAGTTTACATAATCTCCTAGCTGCCATTCTGTGTGTCTACGCATATAGATGATGAAGAAATGACTGCATGGTGCTTTGCTGAGCTCTGATGAAGGGAGCTGTGGCTGTTGCAcacttccctctcccctccagAGTGTACACACCAACCCAAGTAGCCAGGTCTGTTTTCTTGTCTTGCAAAACAGGCTGGGCAgtcagctgtgctgctccatgggaatTACAGATAACCTTGCAAGATCTTAATGATTTCCTGTTGTTGCATGTGCTCTGTTTACCAGCTAAAGAGCTCTGTCCTTCACCTCCCTTTTCCCACACCGCACCCTGTGTCTGAAGCATCCTTTCGTttttccccagctctgcttgtCTGGCCTGCATAAGTGGTATATaagtaaaaaatgtatttacacagtttttttttttccaagctcaTTGTACTAGGAGGTTTAGTTAAATGTCAGTAAAACATTTCCATTCTTCACCACTGAATTAGTTTATGTAATCTCAAGTAAGTTAATTAGCACCTGGTGTTCTCTTTCTGATGGCAGAGGTTGTTGGCCTGTCTCAGATGCTTTAATATCTTTTAAAAGCAGGATAATGTCACCTCTTGTTAATGAGCTGTTTAGATTTACTCAGTTGCTAACTTTAATTGGAAGTTTGTGCACAAACCATTGCTTGCAGATAAGAAGGAAATAATACAGGGCATGCTAGCTAGAGAAATATACTGGACTTCTACTggcatgtttatttttaagtctaCAGTACTTTCATCAGCTATGCTTGGAAGGACATCTGGTCTGGGGGTTGAACCTTGCTTGCTTTTGTGAGTCAAGGAAAGGTGATGACCAGAGGATGACTGTCTTcacctgccttctctttccctctgctgGGGTTTATGTAAGCAGGTAATGGCCTTTCCTAATCTTTCATGTCAGCTTGCATCTGATCCTCATCTCTGGGTGAAAGAAAGGTCCTCCCCCGGGGGGATGTCCTGGAAGGGGTGTTGGCTGGATTCCTGGGGCCTCTCACCTTCTTGTGGCTCCAACCACTTTGAACTGCCACCATCCCTTTTTGAAAAGGCTAATTTCAGCTCCCCTGATACCCAGTGAAGCGTTGCACAATGTAGTAATTCACTGCACAACAATACTGCTTTTTGCTTCTGATAGTTTTGCAGGGAACTTCCTTGTTGCTGTGTTGGGAGAGAAAATCCATTAATCACTTCCTCTTAAACTTAGCCTTAGGTCTTgaactgctggagctgctgcctgcaccactGGCTTGCAGAGCTGCAACTGGCTTCTCAGGAGATCTGGAGTGACAAACCAGAGGCTGTCAGCAGTGATCCTGAATGATAACTATTTGTCTGAAATAATGCTAACTAGTTGTCTGAAAGATGGTCCTCACGTCCTGTTTACTGGCAACAAACGTCACTCGATTAACTCATTACACTGAATGAGCAAGTATTAGAAAAAGGGAAGTGGCTGGACTCTGAATATGGAGTTTGTATTCAGTTTGTGTCAGTAGTTTAAGGCCACTGATGCTGGAGTCTGCATGCCTTGCACCCGTTCATCTCCCACTTTTTGCATTGCTTGCAGAGATTAACttccctgtttctttttatctgcttaTAAACATTACAGCATTCCCAAAGCAAAGTTACTCTTCAATATTTTTCAGTACAGTTCATCAAAAGAGATGCCCAGTGGGGAAGGGTGCTTTTGCAGCCCTTGTGCAGAAGATGGGTGAGGTGAGACCCATCCCACTATGGTGGTGTTTGACAGCAGCTTTCTACATCCTGGTCACAGCATTGTAATGCCTGGGGGCACCTGCCTAAAGGACATGCTCTTTCCAAAATGATGAGGATTCCACGTTGCAGCTGACATCTAAGGGTTTTTATGGAGCCTCAGCTCTTCATACAAACCAGGCCGGTGCTCAATGCCTGAAGATTTCAGAATCTGggaatgcttcctttttttcctttttctttttatttatttatttttcgCTTCAGGCaagttaaataaaaccaaaaaggctGTGTAAAACAGTGACTTATGCTagaactttaaaatacaaaaaacaacataattttattttggggCATGTGGTTTTCCCCTGTTTCAATGGGACTTCTCTACAAGTAAGTATCATCAGCCTTGGCTTTATCTTTTTGGAAGTATCTGACTTGCTAAATGCTCTGGGACTGTGAACCCCCAGGAATGTTGGAGGCTCTGCTTGGGTAAGTCAGCTGGAAGTGAGATTTTTCACCCCAACATGCATGGAGGGTCATTCACTTCTGGTCATGGGGCTGATcctgcttttgctcttccttCCACTTGCTGTGCCTG of the Melopsittacus undulatus isolate bMelUnd1 chromosome 4, bMelUnd1.mat.Z, whole genome shotgun sequence genome contains:
- the TMEM37 gene encoding voltage-dependent calcium channel gamma-like subunit yields the protein MTAIGAQAQRLLAHRRPQKSFFETFIRSLIILCVAIAVVLSSISVCDGRWLFARGQLFGLWHFCTISNDSILKCVTDLSLAEVEGLSMGVIPVRSMVSFAVVVAIFGLELLMVSQVCEDANARRKWSMGSVLILASFLLSATGVLSFSILLKDHLTFTGFTLTYWCEFIAAFLFFLNGISGLHINSLTHPRNRVGKI